One Streptomyces umbrinus genomic window, GGCCGTCCCCGTGTGGCCCGGTGCGCCGACCCCGCTCGGGGCGCGCTTCCGGACCGGTCCCGACGGTGTCTCGGGCACCAACTTCGCGCTGTGGGCGGGCGGTGCCGAGTCCGTCGAGCTGTGCCTGTTCGGCGACGCCGGGGACTCCGAAGGCTCGGGCGGCGAGGGCACCGAGATCCGGGTGCCCCTCACCGAGCTGACCCACGAGATCTGGCACGGCTTCGTGCCCGGCGTGCGGCCCGGGCAGCGGTACGGCTTCCGGGTGCACGGCCGCTGGGACCCGTGGACCGGCGCCCGATGGAACCCGGCGAAGCTGCTCCTCGATCCGTACGCCCGTGCCGTGGACGGCGACTTCACGCTGCCGCCGGAGGTGTACGGGCATGTGCGCGACTGGCCCCAGCAGCAGGTCGCGGACACCGTGCGCGACGACCGGGACTCCGCTCCCTACGTCCCCAAGGGTGTCGTCGTCCACGACGACGCGCCCGACGACGAATGGACGGACGACCGCCGTCCGAAGACGCCCTGGGCGGACTCGGTCATCTACGAGCTGCACGTGCGGGGCTTCACGAAGCTGCACCCGGACATCCCGGAGGAACTGCGGGGCACGTACGCGGGGTTGGCGCATCCGGCGGCGATCGAGCACCTGACCAGGCTGGGTGTGACGGCGGTGGAGCTGCTGCCGGTGCACCAGTTCGCGCACGAGGACCATCTGCTGCGCCGGGGCATGAAGAACTACTGGGGCTACAACTCGATCGGCTATTTCGCGCCGCACGCCGGGTACGCGGCCTCGGGGACGACCGGCCAGCAGGTCGGCGAGTTCAAGAGCATGGTGCGCGCGCTGCACGCCGCCGGTATCGAGGTCATCCTCGACGTGGTCTACAACCACACGGCGGAGGCGGGCGAGCTGGGCCCCACGCTGTCGCTGCGCGGCATCGACAACCGCGGCTACTACCGGCTGCAGAGCGACGCCCGGCGGTACACGGACTACACGGGCTGCGGCAACACCCTGCACGTCGTACAGCCGCACGTGCTGCGCCTGATCACGGACTCGCTGCGCTACTGGGTGACGGAGATGGGGGTGGACGGCTTCCGGTTCGACCTGGCGGCCGCGCTGGCCCGCTCCATGCACGACGTCGACATGCTGTCCCCGTTCCTGGCGGTCATCGCGCAGGACCCGGTACTGCGCCGGGTGAAGCTGATCGCCGAGCCGTGGGACGTCGGCTCCGGCGGCTACCAGGTGGGGGCCTTCCCTCCCCTGTGGACCGAGTGGAACGACCGCTACCGCAACGCCGTACGGGACTTCTGGCGGGGCGCGCTGCCGGACGTACGGGATCTCGGGTACCGGCTGTCGGGGTCGAGCGACCTGTACGCGTGGGGCGGGCGGCGGCCGTACGCCTCGGTGAACTTCGTGACGGCCCACGACGGTTTCACCCTGCGGGATCTGGTGTCGTACGAGCGCAAGCACAACGAGGCCAACGGAGAGGGCAACCGGGACGGCACGGACGACAACCGCGCCTGGAACTGCGGGACGGAGGGCGAGACGGAGGACGCCCGCGTACGGGGCCTGCGGCGCCGTCAGCTGCGCAACCTCCTCACCACGCTGCTGCTGTCCACGGGCGTGCCGATGCTGGTCGCGGGGGACGAGCTGGGGCGGACCCAGGGGGGCAACAACAACGCGTACTGCCAGGACAACGAGATCAGCTGGATCGACTGGACCCTGCTCGACGACCCCGACTGGCGGGCCCTCTTCGACCTGACCGCCCGTGTGATCGCCCTCCGCCACGCCCATCCCGTGCTGCGGCGGCGGGCCTTCTTCTCCGGCCGTGCCCACTCGGCCGACGGGCTGCGCGACCTGGCGTGGTTCACGGCCCGCGGCGCGGAGATGACGGAACGGGACTGGTACGCGCCCGCGGCGACGCTCGGCATGTACCTGTCCGGGCGGGACATCCCCGGCCGGGACGCGCGTGGCGTACCGGTCACGGACGACAGCTTCCTGGCCGTCCTCCACGCGGGTGACCGGCCCGCGAGCTTCGTCCTGCCCGGGGCGCCGTGGGCGGACCATTACGAGGTCGTCGTCGACACGTCGCAGGAGGAGCAGGGGGATACGCCCGGGGTGGTGCACCGGGCGGGGGCTGCGATCACTGTGCCGGCGCGGGCGGTGATGTTGCTGAAGGTGGGCTGAGAGGTGCCTTCCGCGATCCGGACACGTTCTTGACGTCCCGACCTGCCCGCTGGCAACGTCCCTTCTCATGAAGCTGTCCGCTGATCACCCGTGCGTGTGCGTCGCGCTCGTGGAGCGGCGCCATGTCGATCTGTGCCGGCAGTCCAGCGCCATCTGTCGCTGAGCCCGCGATCGCCACGCTCTCTTCCTGACCTTCTCCCCCACCTTTCCTGAGCAGCCTTCCTGAGCGCCGTCCCGGTTTCCGGAGTCCCTTCCCGGCTTTCCCGCCGCGCGTCCCGCCATGGGACCGCTCTGCCCCGAGGATCACGCATGCCCGAAATATCCCGTCGCACCTTCGGTGGTCTTATCGGTGGTGGTGCCGTGACCGCCGTCGCCAGTACGGCCACCGCCGCCGAGGCGGCCCCCGCCGAACGCCCGTTCAAGGCCCGCCCGGGCGGCTCCGCGTCCGCCCGCCGCCCCAACCTCCTGGTCATCCTCGGCGACGACCTCGGCCGGGCCGATCTCTCCTCCTACGGCGCCCCGCACATCAAGACGCCGAACCTGGACCGGCTGGCCCGGCAGGGGGTGCGGTTCACCGACGCGTATTCGGGGTCCGCGACCTGCTCTCCGACCCGGTTCAGCCTCTACACGGGGCGCTGTCCGGGCCGGACGCCGGGCGGGCAGGCCGACCTCGCCCCGGACAGGCCGGAGTTGCTGGCCGAGCTGAAGGCGTCGTGGGAGAAGATCGCGGACGGCCTGCTCCCGTACCCGACCGCGTAGTCGGGCTGCGCGGTCGGGCTGCGCGGTCGGGCGGGTCAGCCCAGGATCCCCCGGTCGTACGCCGTGGCCACCGCCGCCGCTCGGTCCTTGACGCCCAGCTTCGTGTACAGGTGGGTCAGGTGGGTCTTGACCGTGGCCTCGCTGATGAAGAGTTCGCGGGCGATCTCGCGGTTGGACGTGCCCTTGGCCACCAGGGTGAGGACTTCGCGTTCGCGGGCGGAGAGGGGCTCGTTGCCGGGGGCCCTGGGCGTGCGGACCGCGGAGACCAGGCGGGAGGCCACGGCCGGGGAGAGGACCGTACGGCCCTGGGCGGCCGCGCGTACGGCGGTGAACAGCTCGTCGCGGGGTGCGTCCTTGAGGAGGTAGCCCGTCGCGCCCGCCTCGATCGCGGGGATCGTGTCGGAGTCGGTGTCGTACGTCGTCAGGACGAGGACCTTGGCGCGGGCGCCCGCGCGGGTGAGGTGCGCGATGGCCTCGACACCGCCGCCGCCCGGCATGCGCAGGTCCATCAGGATCACGTCGGGGTCGAGCGCGGCGGCCCGCTCGACCGCCTCGACGCCGTTCGACGCCTCTCCCAGTACGCGGAAACCGGGCGCGGACTCGAACATGCCGCGCAGACCGTCCCGTACGACGGGGTGGTCGTCCACGACGAGGAGGGAGATCGTCCCCTCCACCGTGGGGTCGTCTGTCGCGTCAGCTGTCATGGCGTACCAACGGTACGCGAGCTGAGAGGGCCGTGCCGTGTCCCGGCTCGGACTCGACGGCGAGGGATCCGGCGACGCGTTCGGCGCGGGCGCGCATGCCGTCGAGGCCGAAGCCGGCGGCGGTGGAGCGGGCGGGGACCGCGAGCGGGTCGAAGCCGCGGCCGTCGTCGCGGATGTCCAGGATCACCTCGTCGCCGAGGAAGGTCAGGGTGAGGCCGAGGCGGGTGGCGTGGGCGTGCCGGGAGGCGTTGGACAGGGCCTCCTGGGCGATGCGCAGGAGGGTCGCCGAGATCTCCTCGTGGAGTTGCTCGGCGGTGCCGGTGACGGTGAACTCGGCGCGTACGCCCGTCCGTTCACCCCACTCGGCGACCGTCTTCTTCAGGGCCTCGGGCAGTCCGTCGTTCTCCAGGGCCACGGGGGCGAGGTTCTGCACGGAGCGGCGGGCCTCGCCGAGACTGTGGCGCGCGAGGGTGGAGGCGCGGTCGAGATGGGTGCGGGCGGAGGGCAGGTCGGGGGCGCTCGCGACGACCTGGAGCTGGGCGATGATGCCGGTCAGGCCCTGGGCGATGGTGTCGTGGATCTCCGCGGCGAGGCGTCGGCGTTCGTCGGCGACCCCGGCCTCCCTCGCCTGGACGAGGAGTTGGGCGTGCAAGGCGGCGTTCTCGTCGAGGGCCTGTTGCAGGGCGGTGTTGGTGCGTTCGAGTTCGGCGATGGTCCCGGCCCGCTCGCGGGAGCGCTGCTCCTCCTGCTGGTTGAGATGACCGACCGCCATCAGCAGGGCGCTGTTCGCGACGATCATCACGCCGAACAGCACCCACTGGACCGGGCTGTGGAACGGCAGCCCGCCGGCCTGCGCGCCCGCCACCACGACGACGGTGGCGAAGAGGCCGAGCCGTTGCCGGCGCGTTCCGGACATCAGTTCGTCGGTGTCGAAGTAGCCGGTGGACGCGTAGAAGGCGAAGAACGGGTTCAGCCAGGTGAGGGCGAAGGAGATCACCCAGCGCAGGACGTAGTAGAGGGTCCCGCCGCGGGACGGGGTCCGGCGGCCACGGCGGGGCCCGTGCCACAGCTGGAGCGCCACCGCGGCGACCACCAGCGCCCCGGCCGCGTACCACTCGGCGGGACCCTCCATGAGCTCGCCGGCGAGGACCGAAAGGACGGTGGAGACAAGAAGCAGCCCGTAGGGACCCCAGGTGTGGAGCTGGTCCCAACGGTGCTCGATCCGCTGATCCGCCTCGGTCATCTCCCCAGTCTGCACGGGCTCTCTCCTACTCCCACCGGAACCAGCGTGACGCCGCGGCCGTCAGCAGCACCGTCCAGGCCACGAGCACGCCCAGGTGGCCCCAGCCCGGCCAGTCGCCCGCCGCCGCCTGGTTGAGCGCCTCGGCGGCCGCGCCGAACGGTGTGCAGCCGACGATCCGGGCCAGTACGTCGGGCATGGTCTGCACCGGCATCCACACACCCGCGCAGAACATCGCCGGGAAGAACACGGCGGACCCGATGGCGCCCGCGATCTTCGTCGTCCGGGACAGCGCCGAGATCACCGCGCCCAGGGCGAGGGCCGCAAGCACGGCCAGAACCAGGGCCAGCGCGTATCCGAAGGGCTGCTCGGGCAGTCGTACGTCGAAGGCGAGGCGGCCGACCGCGAGGGCGAGCAGGGACGACGTCAGGGCGGCCCCGCCGTACAGCAGCATCTGCGCGGACAGCAGGGCGGCGGGCCGGACCGGGGTGGTGGACATCCGGCGCAGGATGCCGCGCTCGCGGTAGCCGGTGAGGGTCTGCGGCATCGCCTGCAGACCGCCGACGGTCAGGCCGAGCAGCACGCTCACCGGGACGTAGGCGTCGACCGGGCGCAGCCCGCCGAAGTCCGGGTCGGCGTCCCGGAAGGCGGGGATCGAGCCGAGGATCACCAGCAGGAGGGTCGGGAAGCCGAGGATCCAGAAGAGGCTGCCGGGTTCCCTGCGGAAGAGACGGACCTCGCTCTTCAGTACGGCGGGGTTGACGAGGGCCGTCTTTCCGAGGGCGGCGTTGCCCAGGGCCGTGCTCATGCCGCTGCCTCCTTCGTGGCGTCGCTCGGGGCGTCCGTGGTCGAGTCCTTGGTGGCGTCCGTGGTGACGTTCTTCGTGAGGTCGAGGAACGCGTCGTCCAGCGTGGCGTCGGTGACGCGGAGCTGGTGGGCCGTGACGTGGGTGCGGGCGAGGAGGGTGACGACGGCGTTGACGGTCTCGTCGGTGCCGGACAGGGTGACGCGGCCGTCCTTGTACTCGATCGACGCGAGCCCCGGGAGCGCGTTCAGGTCGCGGTCGTCCAGCTGGGCGGACGGGGTGAAGCTGATGACGGTGGCGCCCGCCGAGCGGCGGATCAGACCGGCCGGGGTGTCGAGCGCGGCCACCCGGCCCTTGTCGATCACGGCGATCCGGTCGCAGAGCCGTTGCGCCTCCTCCATGAAGTGCGTGACGAGCAGGACGGTGACGCCGTTCGCGCGGATGTCCTCGATGAGCTCCCAGGTGTCGCGGCGGGCCCGCGGGTCGAGGCCGGTGGTCAGCTCGTCGAGGACGACGATCCGGGGGTTGCCGATGAGGGCGAGCGCGATGAACAGGCGCTGTTTCTGGCCGCCCGAGAGCTTGGCGAACCGGGTGGTGAGCTTGTCGGTGAGGCCGAGGCGTTCGGCGAGGGGCCGCCAGTCGAGCGGGCCGGTGTAGAAGGCGGCGTACAGCTCCAGGGCCTCGCGGACGGTGAGTTTGGCCTGCAGCTCGCTCTCCTGGAGCTGTGCGCCGAGCACTCGGCGGGTGGCCGCGTGCTCGGTGACGGGGTCGAGGCCGGTCACCCGGACACGGCCCGCGTCGGGTACGCGCAGGCCCTCGACGCATTCGACGGTGGTGGTCTTGCCGGCTCCGTTCGGGCCGAGGACGCCGAAAATCTCGCCCTCCTCGACGGTGAAGGAGACGCGGTCGACGGCGGGCCAGCCGCCGTAGGACTTGCGCAGATCGGTGACTTCGATCATGGGTGTGGATGACATGCTCCGAGCGTCCCGCCGGGGCGGGGTCCGCCACATCGGCCGTCGCGCTCGAACGCGCATCAACCGATCGGTTGATGCCGTCGTACGACCCGGCGGCATCGTGCGTACGACCCGTCGAACACGCAGGTCGTAGGACCAGCGGCGGATCCGGGACCGGCCAAAACTCGGTGGGCGTTGTCAGTGCCGGTCCGTAGGCTCGCGTTGATGCCCACTACACCCGCGCCCGCCGCCGACACCCCTGCCGAGGAAGCCCCGGAAACCGAACCGGCCAGGAGCCGTTCCGCCGTACGAAGCCTGCTGCGCCTGTGGCCGTACGTGCGGCCCGTGCGCACGCGGCTCTTCACGGCGGCCGTCGTCGCGGTCCTCGCCTCGTGTACGGGGCTGGTGATTCCGCTCGTACTGAAGTGGATCGTGGACGGTCCTGTGGCCGACCGGGACACGGGCGGGGTGTGGCTCGGGGCGCTGTACCTGCTGCTGCTCGGGCTTGCCGAGGCGGTGCTGTTCGGGCTGCGGCGGTGGCTGGTGGCCCGGCCGCTCGCCGGGGTCGAGGCGTCGATGCGGGCGGATCTGTACCGGCATCTGCAGCGGCTGCCGGTGGTGTTCCACGACCGCTGGCCCTCCGGGCAGTTGCTGTCGCGCGGCACTACGGATCTGATGCTGCTGCGGATGTTCCTCGCCTTCCCGCTGACGTTCCTGCTGGTCAACGGCGTGACGATCCTGGTGGGCTTCGTCATCATGCTGGCCCAGGAGTGGACGCTCGGGCTGGTGCTGCTCGCGCCCGCCGTGCCCGTGATGATCGTCTGCTGGCTCTTCGAGAAGCGGTACTCGAAGGTGGCGCGGCGGGCGCAGGACCAGGTCGGCGATCTGACGACGCTCGTCGAGGAGAGTGTGCTCGGCATCCGGATCATCAAGGGCTTCGGGCGCCACCGCAGTCAGGCCCTCGCCTTCCGGGACCTCTCCCGCACCCTGCGCGGCACGGAGCTCGCCAAGGCACGGCTGCTCGCCTGGATCTTCGCCGCGATCACGATCCTGCCCGAACTCGCCATCGGTGCGGCGCTCGTGCTCGGGACGGTGCAGGTGGCCGACGGCGAGCTGTCCACCGGCACGCTGGTCGCCTTCCTGTCCACGGCTCTCGCGCTGCGCTGGCCCCTCGAGTCGATCGGCTTCCTGCTGGCGATGAGCCAGGAGGCGGCGACCGCGACGGAGCGGTACTTCGAGGTGATGGACGCGGAACCGGAGTCCGGCCTGGTCGTCCCGCCTCGGCACGCCGTGGCCGCAGAGGCGGGGGCGAAGACGGGCGCGGCCGTGGGCACCGGCACGGTCTCCGCCACCGCCACCGCCACCGGCGGACTCCGTTTCCACGCCGTCCAGTTCCGCTACCCGGACGCCCCGGCCGGCTCCGCTCCCGTACTCGACCGCATCGACCTCCACATCCGCCCCGGCGAGACCATGGCCCTCGTGGGCGGCACCGGCACCGGGAAGACGACGCTCACCGCGCTCGTCCCCCGGCTGCACGAGGTCACGGCGGGCCGGATCACCCTGGACGGCCAGGACATCACCGAGATGCCCCGGGAAACGCTGCGCGCACTCGTGGCGGTCGCCTTCGAGGAGCCGACCCTCTTCTCGGCGAGCGTGGGGGAGAACGTCCTCATGGGCGCCGGGGCCCACGCGGGCGAGACCGAGCTGAACCGCGCCCTGGCCGTCGCGCAGGCGGACTTCGTCCACGCGCTCCCCGGGGACACGGACACCCAGGTCGGCGAGCAGGGCCTCAGCCTCTCCGGCGGCCAGCGCCAGCGCCTCGCCCTGGCCCGGGCCGTGGTCGGCAGACCCCGCTTCCTCGTCCTGGACGACCCCCTGTCGGCCCTGGACGTACACACGGAGGCCCTGGTCGAGGCGGCCCTGCGCCGCGTCCTCGCCGACACGACCGCGCTGGTCGTGGCCCACCGCCCGTCCACGGTCATGCTCGCCGACCGGGTGGCCCTGCTCTCCGAGGGCCGTATCACCGCCGTCGGCACGCACCACGAACTGCTGCGTACGAGCGCGGAGTACGCCTGGCTGATGTCCGGGACGGCAGAGACAGCGACAGCGACGAGCGAGGGGGACAACCGATGACGGCGCCCACGACCACCGCGCCGACCGACGAAGAGGACCGGCCGGCACCTCCGCACAGGAACGGCGACCCCTTCGACCGCGACTCCCTCCCCGCTCCCCCGCGCGCGACGGCCGGCCTTCTGCGCTCCCTGCTCGCGCCGATGAAGGCCCGCGTCGTCCTCGCCGCGGTCCTGCTGCTGCTCCAGCAGGCCGCCGTGCAGGCGGGCCCGCTGCTCGTGGCGTACGCCATCGACCGTGCCGTACCGGCCTTCCGCGGCGACGACCACGGTCCGCTGATCGCCGTGGCGGTCGCCTACGTCCTGGCGTCGGTGGCGGCCGGCACGCTCCAGTACGGCTTCGTCCTGACCTCCGCCCGCGTCAACCAGGACGTCCTGCTCGACCTGCGCGGCCGGATCTTCCGGCACGCGCAGGCGCTCAGCGTCGACTTCCACGAGCGCTACACCTCGGGCCGGCTCATCTCGCGCTCCACGACGGACGTCGAGTCGCTGCGCGAACTGCTCAGCGAGGGACTCCAGGAGCTCATCACCGTCATCCTGTCGTTCGTCTACATCTCGGCGCTGCTGCTCTGGCTGGACCTGGGCCTCGGCGCGGTCGCCGTGGCCTCGTTCGTGCCGCTGTACCTCCTCATCCGGCTCTACCGGCGCCGCGCCGGACGGATCTACAGCATCCGCTCGACCGCCATCGCCGCCGTCATCGTGAAGTTCGCGGAGACGATGAACGGCATCCGGCCGGTGCGCGCGTTCCGCCGCGAGGCCGTCAACGACGCGGACTTCCACGTACTCAACAGCCGCCACGAACGCATCAACGGCGACGCCATCCTGGAGATGGCCCGCTATGTCATCGGCTCCCGGCTCGTCGCCAACACGGCGGTCGCGGGGATCGTGCTGTGGGGCGCCTACCGGGTGGCGTCGGGCTCGCTCGCGCTGGGTGTACTGGCCGCCGCGGTGCTGTACCTGCGCCGGCTGTACGACCCGATAGACCGGCTCGGCATGTTCCTCAACTCGTACCAGTCGGCGGCCGCGTCACTGGAGAAGATCGCGGGTCTGCTGGCCCAGGTCCCCTCGGTGCCGGAGCCCGCACGGGCGCGTGCGCTGCCGGAGCTCGTCTCCGAACACCCTGGCCGCGAGGTCGAGTTCATCGACGTCCGCTTCGCGTACCGCACCGGCGGCGAGGTGCTCCCGTCCTTCTCGCTGACCCTTCCGGCGGGCCAGACCGTCGCCGTGGTCGGCTCCACGGGCGCGGGCAAGTCGACACTCGCCAAGCTGCTGGCCCGCTTCTACGACCCCACGGACGGCCGGGTCCTCCTCGACGGCGTCGACCTGCGCGAGCTCTCTGTCCGCGAACTGCGCCGCGGGGTGGTGATGGTGACGCAGGAGGCCTTTCTCTTCTCCGGCACGGTCGCGGAGAACATCGCCATCGGCCGCCCGGATGCCTCCCGCGAGGACATCGAGCGGGCCGCGAAGGCCATCGGCGCCCACGACTTCATCAGCGCCCTGCCGGACGGCTACGACACGGACGTACGCAAGAGGGGTGGCCGCATCTCGGCCGGTCAGCGGCAACTCGTGGCGTTCGCACGGGCGTTGCTCGCCGATCCGGCGGTCCTGATCCTGGACGAGGCCACCAGTTCGCTGGACGTGCCGGGCGAGCGGGCGGTGCAGCGCGCGATGGACACGGTCCTGCGCGGCCGGACGGCGGTCGTCATCGCCCACCGTCTGTCGACCGTCGAGATCGCCGACCGGGTGCTGGTCATGGAGCACGGCCGCATCGTCGAGGACGGCAGCCCGGCCCAACTCGTCGCGGACACGGGCAGGTTCGCGGATCTGCATCAGGCGTGGCGGGACAGCCTCGTGTAGGCGGGACAGCCTCGCACGGCGGGGTGGTGGGCGACATCTGCGACGCCCGGACGGGCGCACGGGCACGGCACGGGATGGGGCCAATGGTTGACGCGTACGAGGATCCGGGCACGCCCGACTGTCGCGGTGGAGCGCGGTATCTCTGGTGGCTGGTCGCCAGGCAGCCGGGCCGGGCCGCCGCGGGGGCGCTGCTTGGCACCGTCTGGATGGTGCTGATGGCGCTGACGCCGTATCTGCTGTCCCGCGCGATCGACGACGGCCTCGAACCGGGCGACCAGGCGGTGCTGGCCGGCTGGTCCGCCGCGCTGCTGGGTGTCGGGGTGTTCAACTCCTGGGTGAGCATCATGCGGCACCGCACGATGACCAGGCTCCGGATGGACGCCAACTTCCGGTCGGTCAAGCTCGTGGTGGGACAGGCGACCCGGCTGGGCGCCACGCTGTCGCGCCGGACAGCGGCCGGGGAGGTCGTCACCATCGGCGTCGGTGACGTGCAGACGATCAGCCAGTCCCTGACGGTGGTCGGCCCGGGCGTGGGCGCGACCGTCGCCTACGCCGTCGTGGCCGGAATGCTGCTGTCGGTCTCGCTGCCGCTGGCCGCGGTGGTGCTGCTCGGGGTGCCGGTGATAGTCGTACTCGTCGGTCCGCTGATGGGGCGGTTGCGGGGCGCGGAGACGGAGTACCGCGAGCGGCAGAGCGTGCTGACGGCGCGGATCGGCGATCTCGCGGGCGGGCTGCGGGTCCTCAACGGCCTTGGTGGCAAAGGGCTGTTCGCCGACGCCTTCCGCCGTGACTCGCAGCGGCTGCGGGTGCAGGGGTACCGGGTCGGGTCGGTGACGAGCTGGATCCAGGCGCTCGGCGTCGGGCTGCCGACCGTGTTCCTGGCCGTCGTTACGTGGCTGGCGGCCCGGCTCGCCGCTCAAGGGTCCATCACGATCGGCGAGTTGGTGTCCGTGTACGGCTATGTCGCGGTCCTGGTGGCGCCGGTGGCCTTCTTCGTCGAGTGCGGCTATCAGCTCAGCCGGGGTGTGGTGGCCGCCCGGCGCGTCGTACGGTTCCTGTCCCTGGAGCCGATGGAGACGGGCCGCACCTCCGTGGACGCGCCCGCCGAACCCTCCGTACTGCACGATCCGCGGTCCGGCGTGCGGGTGGCGCCCGGCAGGCTGACCGCGCTGGTCGGCGCCCGTCCGGCGGAGTCCGCCGCCGTGGTCGACCGGCTCGGCCGGTACACCGCGTCGGCGGCGACCTGGGGCGGCGTACGCCTCGACGCGATCGCCCTGCCACAGGTCCGGGCACGCATCCTGGTCGCGGACAACGAGGCCGACCTGTTCGCGGGCACCCTGCGCGACCTGGTCTCCGGCCGCGGGGACCCCGACGAGGAGACCGTCGCCGGGGCGGTGCACGCGGCCGTGGCGGACGACGTCGTGCTCGGGCTGCCGGAGGGGCTCGACTCGGCCGTCGACGCGCAGGGCCGCAGTCTCTCCGGAGGCCAGCGGCAGCGCGTACGCCTGGTGCGGGCGCTGCTCGCCGACCCCGAGGTGCTGCTCGCGGTCGAGCCCACCTCGGCGCTGGACGCGCACACCGAGGCCGCCGTCGCGGCGCGGCTGCGTGCGGCGCGCTCGGGCCGCACGACGGTCGTGACCAGCACCTCGCCGCTCGTGCTCGACCAGGTGGACACCGTGTACTACCTGGTCGACGGCAAGGTCGCGGCCGTCGGCGGCCACCAGGAACTCCTCGACGGGGAGCCGGGATACCGCGCGCTGGTGGCCCGCGACGCGGACGACCCGGACGACCCGGACGGTGTGGACGGTGTGGACAGTGTGGACGACACGGACGCCGACGA contains:
- a CDS encoding sensor histidine kinase; the encoded protein is MTEADQRIEHRWDQLHTWGPYGLLLVSTVLSVLAGELMEGPAEWYAAGALVVAAVALQLWHGPRRGRRTPSRGGTLYYVLRWVISFALTWLNPFFAFYASTGYFDTDELMSGTRRQRLGLFATVVVVAGAQAGGLPFHSPVQWVLFGVMIVANSALLMAVGHLNQQEEQRSRERAGTIAELERTNTALQQALDENAALHAQLLVQAREAGVADERRRLAAEIHDTIAQGLTGIIAQLQVVASAPDLPSARTHLDRASTLARHSLGEARRSVQNLAPVALENDGLPEALKKTVAEWGERTGVRAEFTVTGTAEQLHEEISATLLRIAQEALSNASRHAHATRLGLTLTFLGDEVILDIRDDGRGFDPLAVPARSTAAGFGLDGMRARAERVAGSLAVESEPGHGTALSARVPLVRHDS
- the glgX gene encoding glycogen debranching protein GlgX; translation: MSSAAEQEAVQEGRAPGAGLPAQPAPVLNGSPRVAPAVPVWPGAPTPLGARFRTGPDGVSGTNFALWAGGAESVELCLFGDAGDSEGSGGEGTEIRVPLTELTHEIWHGFVPGVRPGQRYGFRVHGRWDPWTGARWNPAKLLLDPYARAVDGDFTLPPEVYGHVRDWPQQQVADTVRDDRDSAPYVPKGVVVHDDAPDDEWTDDRRPKTPWADSVIYELHVRGFTKLHPDIPEELRGTYAGLAHPAAIEHLTRLGVTAVELLPVHQFAHEDHLLRRGMKNYWGYNSIGYFAPHAGYAASGTTGQQVGEFKSMVRALHAAGIEVILDVVYNHTAEAGELGPTLSLRGIDNRGYYRLQSDARRYTDYTGCGNTLHVVQPHVLRLITDSLRYWVTEMGVDGFRFDLAAALARSMHDVDMLSPFLAVIAQDPVLRRVKLIAEPWDVGSGGYQVGAFPPLWTEWNDRYRNAVRDFWRGALPDVRDLGYRLSGSSDLYAWGGRRPYASVNFVTAHDGFTLRDLVSYERKHNEANGEGNRDGTDDNRAWNCGTEGETEDARVRGLRRRQLRNLLTTLLLSTGVPMLVAGDELGRTQGGNNNAYCQDNEISWIDWTLLDDPDWRALFDLTARVIALRHAHPVLRRRAFFSGRAHSADGLRDLAWFTARGAEMTERDWYAPAATLGMYLSGRDIPGRDARGVPVTDDSFLAVLHAGDRPASFVLPGAPWADHYEVVVDTSQEEQGDTPGVVHRAGAAITVPARAVMLLKVG
- a CDS encoding response regulator; protein product: MTADATDDPTVEGTISLLVVDDHPVVRDGLRGMFESAPGFRVLGEASNGVEAVERAAALDPDVILMDLRMPGGGGVEAIAHLTRAGARAKVLVLTTYDTDSDTIPAIEAGATGYLLKDAPRDELFTAVRAAAQGRTVLSPAVASRLVSAVRTPRAPGNEPLSAREREVLTLVAKGTSNREIARELFISEATVKTHLTHLYTKLGVKDRAAAVATAYDRGILG
- a CDS encoding putative leader peptide, whose amino-acid sequence is MKLSADHPCVCVALVERRHVDLCRQSSAICR
- a CDS encoding ABC transporter ATP-binding protein translates to MPTTPAPAADTPAEEAPETEPARSRSAVRSLLRLWPYVRPVRTRLFTAAVVAVLASCTGLVIPLVLKWIVDGPVADRDTGGVWLGALYLLLLGLAEAVLFGLRRWLVARPLAGVEASMRADLYRHLQRLPVVFHDRWPSGQLLSRGTTDLMLLRMFLAFPLTFLLVNGVTILVGFVIMLAQEWTLGLVLLAPAVPVMIVCWLFEKRYSKVARRAQDQVGDLTTLVEESVLGIRIIKGFGRHRSQALAFRDLSRTLRGTELAKARLLAWIFAAITILPELAIGAALVLGTVQVADGELSTGTLVAFLSTALALRWPLESIGFLLAMSQEAATATERYFEVMDAEPESGLVVPPRHAVAAEAGAKTGAAVGTGTVSATATATGGLRFHAVQFRYPDAPAGSAPVLDRIDLHIRPGETMALVGGTGTGKTTLTALVPRLHEVTAGRITLDGQDITEMPRETLRALVAVAFEEPTLFSASVGENVLMGAGAHAGETELNRALAVAQADFVHALPGDTDTQVGEQGLSLSGGQRQRLALARAVVGRPRFLVLDDPLSALDVHTEALVEAALRRVLADTTALVVAHRPSTVMLADRVALLSEGRITAVGTHHELLRTSAEYAWLMSGTAETATATSEGDNR
- a CDS encoding ABC transporter ATP-binding protein, with amino-acid sequence MSSTPMIEVTDLRKSYGGWPAVDRVSFTVEEGEIFGVLGPNGAGKTTTVECVEGLRVPDAGRVRVTGLDPVTEHAATRRVLGAQLQESELQAKLTVREALELYAAFYTGPLDWRPLAERLGLTDKLTTRFAKLSGGQKQRLFIALALIGNPRIVVLDELTTGLDPRARRDTWELIEDIRANGVTVLLVTHFMEEAQRLCDRIAVIDKGRVAALDTPAGLIRRSAGATVISFTPSAQLDDRDLNALPGLASIEYKDGRVTLSGTDETVNAVVTLLARTHVTAHQLRVTDATLDDAFLDLTKNVTTDATKDSTTDAPSDATKEAAA
- a CDS encoding ABC transporter permease is translated as MSTALGNAALGKTALVNPAVLKSEVRLFRREPGSLFWILGFPTLLLVILGSIPAFRDADPDFGGLRPVDAYVPVSVLLGLTVGGLQAMPQTLTGYRERGILRRMSTTPVRPAALLSAQMLLYGGAALTSSLLALAVGRLAFDVRLPEQPFGYALALVLAVLAALALGAVISALSRTTKIAGAIGSAVFFPAMFCAGVWMPVQTMPDVLARIVGCTPFGAAAEALNQAAAGDWPGWGHLGVLVAWTVLLTAAASRWFRWE